ATCTTGTCATTGATACATGGGCTAAGGCGACTAGAACTGTAACTGATGCTTTGATGGATGCTTTAGATGTCTTTAATCCGGTGTACATGATGGCAACATCAGGTGCGCGGGGTAATATTCAACAGCTAAGACAATTGGCTGGAATGCGGGGACTTATGGCTGACCCATCAGGACGGACTATCGAGTTGCCTATTAAAGCAAACTTCCGTGAGGGTCTCACAGTTTTAGAGTACTTTATTTCTTCTCACGGTGCTCGTAAAGGTTTGGCTGATACTGCTTTGAGAACAGCTGACTCAGGCTATCTGACTCGCCGCCTTGTTGATGTCTCGCAAGATGTAATCGTACGTGAGGAAGATTGCGGAACTCAAAACGGCATTGTCGTTGAAGACATCAAAGATGGTCCGGAAATCATTGAACCACTCGTTGAACGCTTAGTTGGACGTTTTGTGCTTGAAGAAATCTATCACCCGGAGACCGGCGAAGTCCTTGCTTCACCTGATACTGAAATAACGGAAGAGCAAGCAGCGGAAATCGTTAAACACTATGATTCAGCGGTTATCCGATCTGTCCTGACCTGCAGGTCTCGCTACGGTGTATGTAAGCGCTGCTACGGTCGGAACTTGGCTACAGGACGGCCTGTTGAAATGGGTGAAGCCGTGGGGATTATTGCGGCGCAATCTATCGGTGAACCTGGAACTCAGCTGACCATGCGTACTTTCCATACCGGCGGTGTTGCCGGAGATGACATCACTCAAGGTCTTCCGCGGGTAGAAGAACTCTTTGAGGCACGGAAACCGAAAGGCCAGGCGATTATCGCTGAAGCAGCCGGTAAAGTGGCCATCAGTGAAATTAAAGGACGCAGGGAAGTTGATCTCCTTACTGAAGGGGATGAACACATTGTTTACACCATTCCTTACGGCTCCCGCCTCTGTGTTAGAGATGGACAGATGGTGGAAGCGGGGGATGAATTAACGGAAGGAAGTATTAACCCCCATGACATGCTGAAAGTCAAAGGACAGCGCGGAGTTCAAGTTTACCTAGTGGGAGAGGTTCAACGGGTATACAGACTTCAAGGGGTTGATATTAACGATAAGCATATTGAAGTCATGGTTCGCCAGATGCTGCGCAAAGTGAAAATTGACGATGCGGGAGATACCAGTCTTCTGCCGGGCGGTTTGATCGATGTGTTTGACTTCCAGGATGAAAATGCTCGAGCAATCGCTGAAGGCGGTGAGCCGGCTGTCGCTCACCCGGTTCTTCTGGGGATAACCAAAGCGTCCTTAGCAACAGATTCATTCCTATCAGCTGCTTCTTTCCAAGAAACAACCAGAGTTCTGACAGAAGCGGCAATCAAAGGGAAAGTGGATCCTTTACTGGGACTGAAAGAAAATGTCATCATCGGAAAACTAATCCCTGCAGGAACTGGAATGTTAAGATATCAAAATGTAAAATATTCGGAAGCAAATCAAACCGAATTATTGACACGCTAGAACTCAAATGCTAAACTACAATAGTGTGATTAAGGGGGGAAAGCATTTTGATGCTTGATGAGACCTTTAAACACGCCAAACAAAAAACAGTTGGGTTGAAGCAGACTCAGCGAGCCCTTGAAAAAGGGCGTGTTCGGCGCGTTTTTATAGCAAAAGATGCTGAGATACATGTTCGCCGGCCTGTTGTTGAATGGTGCGAAGATCATGGTATTGAATGCATTGACGTTCCTACTATGAGCGAACTGGGAAAAGCGTGCGGGATAGAAGTTGGCACAGCAGTAGCGGCCATACTTCATGATTGAACCTCAATTTTTATAAAGCGGATTTTGGAATTGCTTGTTAGATGCTGGAGCAAGCAATTCCTTGTATATTGATTTCATCAGAAAGGAGGCGGAGACATGCCGACAATTAACCAACTTATCCGTAAAGGACGGGCTACAGTAGAATATAAATCTACAGCTCCTGCTTTGCAGTGGGGCTATAATTCACTTAAACGTAAGCAATATCCCTCAGGAGGATCTCCACAAAAACGGGGAGTATGTACTAGGGTTTATACTACAACTCCGAAAAAACCGAACTCGGCGCTTCGGAAGGTTGCTCGTGTGCGTTTGACAAATGGGTTTGAGGTGACCACCTACATTCCCGGAATTGGACACAACTTACAGGAACACTCTGTGGTTCTAATTCGGGGCGGTCGTGTTAAGGACATCCCTGGTGTGCGTTATCACGTTATTCGTGGTGCATTAGACACAACAGCTGTTCAAAAACGCGCGCAAGGACGTTCAAAATATGGGGCTAAACGTCCTAAGAAAGCCTAAGCTGGGCTCTCTTGGCTTGTTTAAAATACGACACAAAGGAGGTTTGCTAAATGCCACGTAAAGGATATGTTGCAAAACGCGAAGTACTGCCTGACCCGATTTATAAAAACCAAACTCTGACAAAATTTATTAATCAAATCATGTTGGATGGTAAAAAAGGAACGGCAGAAGCTATTTGCTATAATGCATTTAATATCATTCAGGAAAAGTCTGGTAAGGATCCGCTAGAAGTTTTTAGTGCAGCCTTAAAGAATGTTATGCCTGTATTGGAAGTTAAGGCTCGTCGTGTTGGTGGAGCTAACTATCAAGTTCCTGTCGAAGTACGTGCGGAACGTCGCACAACACTGGCTCTTCGCTGGCTTGTTGCAATGGCTCGCAAACGCGGAGAAAAAACCATGCAGGAAAGAATTGCCGGAGAATTGCTTGATGCCTCTAATAACACCGGAGGTTCTGTCAAGAAGAAAGACGACATGCACAAAATGGCAGAAGCTAATAAGGCTTTTGCGCATTATAAATGGTAATTTGAGACACACTGATTTTGACAGAAAGGGGGATTCTCAATGGCAAGGCAATTTTCACTAGAGAATACACGCAATATTGGAATCATGGCTCACATTGATGCGGGTAAAACGACGACCACGGAACGAATTTTGTTTTATACCGGACGTGTGCATAAAATTGGAGAAGTTCATGACGGTGCTGCGACAATGGACTGGATGGTTCAGGAGCAAGAGCGCGGGATAACCATTACTTCCGCAGCTACAACCTGTCAGTGGAGAGATCATCGCATCAATATTATTGATACACCAGGGCACGTGGACTTTACTGTAGAAGTTGAACGTTCGCTGCGGGTACTTGATGGTGCAGTAGCGGTGTTCTGCTCTGTCGGAGGCGTTGAGCCACAGTCCGAAACTGTCTGGCGTCAAGCGGATAAATACAAAGTTCCGCGGATTGCTTTTATTAACAAAATGGACAGGATGGGAGCAGACTTCTTCCGCGGTGTTTCAATGATCTCCGAGCGCTTAGGTGCTAATCCGGTTCCCATTCAGTTACCTATTGGTGTCGAGGAGAACTTCAAAGGTATTGTTGACTTGGTCACCATGACGTCCATTATCTATACAGATGACTTAGGAACAACTGCTGAACACACAGCGATCCCTGAAGACTTGGCTGATTTAGCTGCGGAGTACCGCGAGAAATTGGTTGAAGCTGTCGCTGAAACCAGCGAAGAGCTGATGATGAAGTATCTCGAAGGGACAGAACTTACTGAGCAAGAAATTCGCGAGGGACTTCGACGGGGAGTTGTCGGCAATAGATTTATTCCTGTTCTTTGCGGTTCCGCATTTAAGAACAAAGGGGTACAGCCGCTTTTGGACTGTGTCGTTGAATATATGCCGTCTCCTTTGGATGTACCGCCCATTAGAGGCGTTCATCCGGATACCGGTGAAGAGGACCATAGAACCGCTTCTGACGAAGAACCGTTTTCAGCGCTGGCCTTTAAGATCATGTCCGACCCCTTTGTGGGTAAACTGGCATTCTTCAGAACCTATTCTGGCGTTTTAAGTTCTGGTTCCTATGTTTATAACTCAACTAAAGGCAAAAGAGAACGGGTTGGACGAATACTTCAAATGCACGCCAATCACCGTGAAGATATTCAAGAGGTTCGTTCGGGAGACATTGCAGCAGCAATTGGTCTGAAGGACACAACAACGGGAGACACTCTTTGCGATGAGAAGTCACCGATCATTCTTGAAAAAATGGTTTTCCCTGAGCCGGTTATTCATGTGGCTATCGAGCCAAAAACAAAAGCTGACCAGGAAAAGATGGGAGGCGCACTTTCGCGTCTTGCTGAAGAAGATCCGACCTTCACTATGCACACTGATCAAGAAACAGGGCAAACAATTATCGGTGGTATGGGTGAGCTCATGCTTGAGATTATGGTTGACCGTTTACAGCGTGAATTTAAAGTGCAATGCGATGTTGGACGACCGCAGGTTGCCTATAAAGAGACCATTCGTCGTTCCGTTAAGGCTGAAGGTAAGTTTGTTCGTCAATCCGGCGGACGCGGACAATACGGACACTGCTGGGTTGAACTTGAACCCCTTGAGCCGGGCAGTGGTTTTGAATTCGTCAATAAAATTGTCGGCGGTGTAATCCCGCGGGAATACATCAATCCGATTGGATCAGGTATCGAAGAAGCCATGCAAAATGGTATTCTGGCTGGCTATCCGGTGCTTGACGTGCGGGCTACCGTTTACGATGGATCATACCATGATGTGGACTCTTCGGAAATGGCCTTTAAGATTGCCGGATCCATGGCCTTCAAGGCAGGTGCGCTTAAAGCGGATCCAGCCATTATTGAGCCGGTTATGAAGGTTGAAGTAACAGTTCCCGAGGAATACATGGGAGATGTTATCGGAGACATCAGTTCACGACGGGGCCGCATAGAAGGAATGGAAGCCCGGGGCAATTCACAGGTTGTGCGTGGATTTGTACCCCTCGCCGAAATGTTTGGATATTCAACCGACTTGCGCTCAGCAACTCAGGGACGTGGTGTTTACGTTATGCAGTTTGATCACTACGAAGAAGTTCCTAAAAACATTGCGGATGGTATTATTGACAAGCGTCAGGGGTCATAAGCGAGGTTCGAGGCACGGGGCATCTGCACATAAGACTCTTGCTTCGTAACCTCCCTGAATTATAAAACTTTTAGAGTATATTAAAGGAGTGAAAAAAATGGGAAAAGCTAAATACGAACGTACAAAACCTCATGTTAACGTAGGAACCATTGGTCACGTTGACCATGGCAAAACTACTACTACAGCGGCAATCACCGTTGTTCTTTCCAAAGTCGGTGGTGCTGTGGCTACAGCATTTGACCAAATTGACAAGGCTCCTGAGGAGCGCGAGCGTGGAATTACCATTTCCACTGCACACGTTGAATACGAAACAGAAAACCGTCACTATGCACACGTTGACTGCCCAGGCCACGCTGACTATGTTAAAAACATGATCACCGGAGCTGCTCAAATGGACGGCGCTATCCTTTGTGTTTCCGCAGCTGACGGCCCGATGCCTCAAACCCGTGAACACATTCTCTTGGCTCGCCAAGTTGGTGTTCCCAGCATTGTTGTTTGGCTTAATAAAGTCGACATGGTTGATGACCCAGAACTTATCGAACTCGTTGAAATGGAACTCCGTGAACTATTAAATGACCAAGAATATGATGGTGACAATGTACCTATCATTCCCGGTTCCGGCTTAAAAGCCCTTCAATGTGGCTGTGGCAGCCGTGATTGTGAGTGGTGCGGTAAGATTTGGAACCTTATGGATGCTGTTGACTCCTATGTTCCAACTCCAGAGCGTGACACCGACAAGCCTTTCTTAATGCCAGTCGAGGATGTTTTCACGATTACTGGTCGTGGTACTGTTGCTACCGGCCGTGTTGAGCGTGGTATGGTTAAAGTCGGCGATGAAGTTGAAATCGTAGGTTTACAAGACGCTGCCCGCAAAACCGTTGTAACCGGTGTAGAAATGTTCCGTAAGCTCCTTGATCAAGCTCAAGCCGGTGACAACATTGGTGCGCTTCTGCGTGGTGTTGAGCGTAAAGACATCGAGCGCGGACAAGTTTTGGCGAAATCCGGATCCATTAAACCATACACGAAGTTTACTGGTGAGGTTTATGTCTTAACAAAAGAAGAGGGTGGACGTCATACTCCTTTCTTCCATAACTACCGTCCTCAGTTCTACTTCCGTACAACCGACGTTACCGGAGTAATCACCCTTCCAGAGGGAACCGAAATGGTTATGCCTGGTGACCGCGTAACAATTGAAGTTGAACTTATCACTCCGATTGCTATGGAAGAAGGACTCCGTTTCGCTATTCGTGAAGGCGGACGTACCGTTGGATCAGGCATCGTTGCAAAAATTGCAAAGTAATATAGTTAATAGTATTTAGATGACGAGAGGAAATGCTTCCTCTCGTCATTAAAGGCCTGGGACAGCAATCGTCTGGCTTCCGGCCTCTGACTTCTGTTTTCTGAATTGACGTAAAAGGTTGCCAGGCAAGTCACTCCGCTTGAACTGGGGAATTTTTACGTTTAGGACCCGTATAACGGGAATTATAAGGGGGTAAGCATTATTATGAGCCAAAAAATCAGAATCCGTCTTAAAGCGTTTGACCACAAAACTCTGGATCAGTCAGCAGAACGTATTGTTGAGACTGCAAAACGGACGGGCGCACAGGTCAGCGGACCAATTCCTTTGCCGACAGAGAAGAGCATCTATACCATCTTGCGTTCTCCCCATGTTAATAAAGATTCTCGGGAGCAGTTTGAGATGCGCACTCATAAACGCCTTATTGACATTTTAGAGCCAACGTCAAAAACAGTGGATGCACTTATGCGTTTGGATTTACCGGCAGGCGTTGATATTGAAATTAAGTTGTAATTGGCTATTTTTTATGTAGCAATTCTTTTGACTTTGTGGTAAAATATCGTTATGTGTTTGTTGCGAGAAACACCCGGTAGCGTGGAGTTGTTGCCGAGTGTTCCCGACAAGATAAAATAATATAACGCTCTCGTGCTCTAGAATATTTCTAGTGCACTTCAAAGCGTTTAGGAGGTGGCATTCGTGTCAAAAGGAATTTTAGGTAAAAAAATTGGTATGACTCAGGTTTTTACAGATGAAGGACGTGTGGTTCCGGTTACTGTCGTCGAAGCTGGTCCTTGCCCGGTGGTTCAAAAGAAGACAGTTGCAACTGATGGCTACAATGCTATTCAGGTGGGCTTCTCAACTCTGCGTGAAGGCTTGAGCAACAAGCCTCAAAAAGGACATTTTCAAAAGGCCTCATTGAAACCGATGCGTTACATTAGAGAGTTCCGAGTAGAAGATGTTGAGAGCTATGAGATTGGTCAGGAAATAAAAGTGGACCTATTCTCGGTTGGCGACAAAGTCGATGTTGTCGGCAAGTCAAAGGGTAAAGGCTTTGAAGGCATGATTAAGCGCAATGGTGCCAGCCGTGGACCTATGGCGCACGGATCTAAATATCACCGCCGTTCAGGTTCCCTTGGCGCGAAAGGCCCGGCACGAGTATTTAAAGGTCGTGTTCTGCCAGGACGTATGGGCGGTAATCGTGTAACAGTACAAAACCTGGAGGTTGTCCGGGTTGATGCAGATAAAAACCTGATCTTGATTAAAGGGGCTGTCCCTGGAGCGAATAAGTCATTGCTCATTCTGAAGCCTTCTGTCAAGGCGAAGTAACACGGAGAAAGGAGGAATAAGCAATGCCGAAAGTTCAAGTATTAAATATGGAAGGCGCAGCTGTTGGGGAAATTGAACTCAATGAAGACGTATTTGGTATTACTCCAAATGTCCATGTTCTGCACTCAGCTGTTGTTTCACAATTAGCGGGAGAAAGACGCGGAACCCAGTCTGCCTTGTTGCGCGGCGAAGTGCGCGGGGGTGGACGTAAACCTTGGCGTCAAAAAGGAACAGGCCGTGCCCGTTCTGGGAGCTCGCGTTCTCCGTTATGGAAGGGCGGCGGAGTGATTTTTGCTCCAAAACCACGTAAATATGGTTTCAAATTGCCTAAAAAAGTTCGTCGTTTGGCTTTATATTCAGCACTCTCTTCAAAAGTGATTGATCAACAGCTGATTGTTCTTGATGCATTGAGTCTCAGTGAGGCAAAAACACGAGAAATGGTGAAAGTTCTCAAGGCTCTTCATGTTGAAAAGAAGGCTATGATCGTAATGGATGAAGTAGACGAGGCAGTGCTTCGTTCTGCACGTAATATTGAGGGCGTTAAAGCGATGGATGTCGCAGGAATGAATGTTTTCGACTTGCTGAATCACGATACCCTGGTGATGACAAAAGCAGCTGTAACTAAAGCAGAGGAGGTGTTAGCGTAATGCGCGACGCACGAGATGTCCTCAAAAGCCCGGTAATATCTGAGAAGTCCGTAGGACTTGTCGAAGAAAATAAGTACACCTTCTGGGTAGACCCTGCTGCGAATAAAATCGAAATCAGGGCTGCGGTAGAAAAAATGTTTAAAGTAACTGTTGTTGACGTCCGTACATTGACTGTTAAAGGAAAGATGAAACGGGTCGGAAGATATCAAGGTAAAACACCTGACCGCAAAAAAGCGATTGCTACGCTTAAAGCTGGAGATAAGATTGATAATTTCGCGGGTCTATAAACAGCTTGAAGCAAAGGAGGATAATGAAGACCTATGGCAATAAAGACGTTTAAACCAACCTCTCCAAGCCGCCGGAACATGACTGTTTCGTCGTTTGAAGAGATTACCAGAACTGAACCCGAACGCAGCCTGGTCAAGAGCCTGACTAAAAAGGCTGGCCGCAACAACGATGGTCGGTTGAGTGTGCGTCACAAAGGCGGCGGACACAAACGCAAATACCGCATCATTGATTTTAAGCGCAATAAAGATGGAGTGCCAGCTCGGGTTGCAAGCATTGAATATGATCCCAACCGTTCTGCAAATATTGCTTTGCTCTATTATAAAGACGGTTATAAATCCTATATATTAGCACCTAATGGTTTACAAGTTGATCAGATGGTTGTATCAGGTCCGGATGTGGATATCAAGGTAGGAAACGCACTTCCTCTTCAAAATATTCCTGTCGGTACACTGCTTCACAACATCGAGATGAAGCCAGGCAAAGGCGGCCAGCTGGTTCGTGCTGCTGGTCAATCAGCTCAGCTTATGGCTAAAGAAGGATCCTACGCAACACTAAGACTTCCATCTGGTGAAATGCGGATGATTCGCATTGAGTGCCGAGCGACTATTGGAGAAGTAGGCAATCTTGATCATGAAAACATTAGCATCGGAAAGGCCGGAAGATCACGTTGGCTGGGCATCCGTCCCACAGTACGCGGTTCAGTTATGAACCCAGTGGATCACCCTCACGGTGGTGGAGAAGGCCGTAACTCTATTGGTCGCAACCCGTGTACTCCATGGGGCAAACCTGCACTTGGAGCAAAAACTCGGAAGAAGAAAAATCCGTCGAATCGCTTTATTGTGAAGCGGCGCAGTAAGTAGTCGAAAGGAGGCCCATAAATGAGCAGATCTCTGAAAAAAGGACCTTTCGTCGAAGCTCGTTTACTCGTACGTGTAGAAGCCATGAATGCATCCGGTGATAAACGTGTTATTAAGACGTGGTCCAGACGCTCAACAATTTTCCCGCAAATGGTTGGACTCACCATTGCGGTTCATGATGGACGAAAACATGTTCCGGTCTATGTAACTGAAGACATGGTCGGGCATAAACTCGGAGAGTTTTCGCCTACCCGCACCTATAAAGGCCATGCTGGCAGTGAAAAATCCAGCGGCTTACGATAATTCGAGAGGAGGTTGAAGCACATGCAAGCAAAAGCAGTGGCAAAATATGTACGTATCTCTCCTCGTAAGGTGCGCCAGGTCGTTAATTTGATCCGCGGCAAAAAGGTCAGTGATGCGTTCGCAATCCTTCAGTTTACCCCCAACGGATCCACTGTCGATGTAACTAAGGTACTGAAGTCTGCAGTCGCAAATGCAGGACATAACTATGATATGAATGTTGATGATCTGTATGTAACTGAAATATGTGTCGATCAAGGACCGACTTTAAAACGCATCAAGCCTCGAGCTATGGGACGTGCTGACCAAATCCGGAAACGGACGAGTCACATTACTGTGGTTGTAGGCGAGAAGAAGGAGGGCTAAACTGTGGGTCAAAAGGTTAATCCCAAAGGTCTCCGCGTCGGAATTATCCGGGACTGGGAAAGCCGATGGTATGCAGACAAAAACTACATGGAACTTCTTCATGAAGATCTGAAGATCCGTGAGTTTGTAAAAAATAAGCTTAAACAAGCAGGTTGTCCGAAGGTTGAAATTGAACGGGCAGCGAGCCGTATTAAAGTATCAGTCTATGCAGCAAAACCGGGAATTGTCATTGGACGTGGCGGCGCTGAAGTTGAAAACCTGCGTAAACAGCTTGAAGCCATAACCGGCAAGCAAGTCGCTGTCAATATCGTAGAAATTAAGAAGCCTGAGCTTGACGCCCAATTGGTTTCAGAAAACATTGCACTACAGCTTGAAAAGCGCGTATCCTTCCGCAGGGCCATGAAACAGACTGTTGGCCGTACAATGAGGCAGGGTGCACAAGGTATTAAGATTCAATGCAGCGGTCGTCTGGCTGGAGCCGAAATTGCCCGAACCGAATGGTATCATGAAGGAAAAGTACCCCTTCACACCCTGCGTGCGGATATTGAGTACGGATTTGCTGAAGCAAATACCACGTATGGAAAAATTGGTATCAAGGTTTGGATTTATAAAGGTGAGGTTCTTCCCGCCAAGAAAGTCGTCGCTCAGGTGGAAGGAGGAAACTAAATGTTAGTCCCAACCAGAGTGAAACATCGGAAACAACATCGTGGCCGTTTAACCGGTAAGGCTACGAGAGGCAATAAAGTAACTTTTGGTGAATTCGGCCTTATGGCATTAGAAGCCGGCTGGATTACAAATCGTCAAATCGAGGCAGCTCGTATTGCTATGACCCGTTACATTAAGCGTGGTGGTCAAGTTTGGATTAAGATTTTCCCTGATAAGCCTATTACTGCAAAGCCTGCTGAGACCCGTATGGGTAGTGGTAAAGGTTCGCCGGAGTATTGGGTAGCTGTTGTTAAGCCTGGTCGTGTAATGTTTGAACTAAACGGCGTAACAGAGGAACAAGCTCGCGAGGCCCTGCGTCTGGCAATGCATAAGCTCCCTGTTAAATGTAAGTTCGTTACCCGTGCAGAGCAAGAAGGAGGTGACGCAAATGAAAACTAAGGATTTCCGTGATTTGACTGATGAAGAAGTGCTGAAGGAAATCGACGAGTTCAAAACAGAACTGTTTAATTTGCGTTTCCAGTTGGCAACAGGGCAATTAGACAATCCTATGAGAATTCGTGAGGTTCGCAAAGGAATTGCCCGCGGTAAAACAATTCTACGAGAGCGCGAGTTAAAGATTGAACGTGCCTAAGATGAGAAAGGAGGCATTTTAACGTGGAAAGAGCCCAACGTAAGGTTCGTCAAGGCAAAGTTGTCAGCGACAAAATGGATAAAACTGTCGTTGTTTCAGTAGAAATCACCGAGAGTCATCCTATTTACAAAAAATCCATTACTCATACCAAAAAATATAAGGCTCATGACGAAAACAATGATGCCCACATCGGGGACACTGTTGTAATCATGGAAACTCGCCACTTAAGTAAAGATAAGTGTTGGCGCGTTGTTGAAGTTACGGAGAGAGCCATTGCTCTCTAAGTCTTGATATTTAGTTCGGAAGGGGGTCAATGAAATGATCCAGGTACAAACTAGGCTAAGGGTTGGTGACAACTCAGGCGCTAAAGAGTTAATGTGTATTCGTGTGCTCGGCGGATCAATGCGTCGCTATGCAACGATTGGCGATATTATAGTTGCTTCTGTTAAACAAGCAACGCCAGGGGGCGTTGTCAAAAAGGGAGACGTAGTTAAGGCTGTCGTCGTCAGAACCAAGAAAGAAATTAGGCGCAGCGACGGATCTTATATACGGTTTAGTGAAAACGCAGCAGTTCTCATTAAAGACGATAAGAGTCCTCGCGGAACACGTATTTTCGGACCAGTTGCCCGCGAGCTGCGTGATAACTACATGAAAATTATTTCCTTAGCACCGGAAGTTATCTAAGACCCATGATGGGTGGAGGTGAAGAAAGTGGCTGCTACTAAGCACAAGGTACAACCTAAAAAGATGCACGTTAGAAAAGGTGACTTTGTCATGATCATCAGTGGCAAAGATGCTGGTAAAAAGGGCAAGATTATTGAGGTGATTCCTAAGAAAGGCCGTGTTGTTGTAGAGAAGGCTAATATGGTTAAACGTCATACCAAACCTTCGCAAAGCATGCCTCAAGGCGGTATCGTTCAAAAGGAAGCTCCCCTGGCTAGTTCTAACGTTATGTTATACTGCCAAGAGTGTAAATCTGTTACCCGCGTAAGCTATAAGGTGACAGAAGACGGCAAATACCGAGTTTGCAAGCATTGCGGCGTGAATCTGCCGGATAAACACTAATCGCGAAAGGAGGAACCTGAGTGGCTCGTCTGTATGATAGATACCAAAATGAAATAGCTCCTGCTTTGCAGCAGAAGTTTGCTTATAAAAATGTAATGCAAATTCCCAAAGTTGAAAAAGTTGTGATCAATATGGGTGTCGGCGAAGCGGTTCAAAACTCCAAAGCGATTGATTCCGCTGTTGGAGACCTTATGAAGATCGCCGGACAAAAGCCGATTGTTACACGAGCAAAAAAATCCATTGCAGCCTTTAAACTTCGTGCAGGAATGCCCATCGGCTGTAAAGTAACACTGCGCGGAGAGCGTATGTACGAATTTATGGATCGTCTCTTAAATGTGGCTTTACCTCGTGTTCGCGATTTTCGCGGTATTTCAGGTAAGGCGTTTGATGGACGCGGAAATTATACCTTAGGAATCAAGGAGCAGCTGATCTTCCCTGAAATCGATTACGATAAGATCGATAAGCTCCGCGGAATGGATGTAGTTTTTGTAACGACGGCAAAAACCGATGAAGAAGCGCGAGAGCTGCTTCGTGGCTTCGGAATGCCATATCGTGATTAGAGAAAAGGAGGTTCAAGAACGTGGCTAAGACATCAATGGTTGTCCGCCAAAATCGTGGACAAAAATTCGCAGTGCGTTCGCATAACCGTTGCAAGCTTTGTGGACGTCCCCATGCTTACATGCGGAAATTCGGAATTTGCCGGATCTGTTTCCGGGAGTTAGCTCACAAAGGGGAACTTCCTGGAGTCACGAAGGCCAGTTGGTAAAACATTGTAAGGAAGGGGGACGACTGAAGTGTCTATGTCAGATCCGATAGCAGATTTTTTAACTCGTATCCGTAATGCTGGTATGGTATATCATGATAAAGTTGAAGTGCCGGCTTCTCGTACAAAAAGAGAGATTGCTGAGCTGCTTAAAGCAGAAGGATACATTAAAGATGTAGAATATATTGCTGATGACAAACAAGGTGTCATTCGGATGTATTTGAAATACGGTCCAAACCGTGAGCGTGTTATTACCGGTCTAAAACGGATAAGCCGTCCGGGTCTTCGTGTTTATGCGAAGAAAGATGAGCTGCCAAAAGTCCTTGGCGGACTAGGAATCGCAGTGATTTCAACATCTAAGGGGATAATGACAGATAAAAGAGCTCGAAAAGAAGGGCTTGGAGGAGAAGTAATCTCCTATATTTGGTAATTTTAGCAACGGAGGTGCAGTGAATGTCCAGAATTGGCAAGCGCCCCATTGGTATCCCCAGTGGCGTGGACTTCAAAATAGAGAATAACGTTGTTACCGTTAAGGGCCCTAAGGGGACCTTAACAA
This Desulfosporosinus orientis DSM 765 DNA region includes the following protein-coding sequences:
- the rpmC gene encoding 50S ribosomal protein L29, with the protein product MKTKDFRDLTDEEVLKEIDEFKTELFNLRFQLATGQLDNPMRIREVRKGIARGKTILRERELKIERA
- the rplN gene encoding 50S ribosomal protein L14; the protein is MIQVQTRLRVGDNSGAKELMCIRVLGGSMRRYATIGDIIVASVKQATPGGVVKKGDVVKAVVVRTKKEIRRSDGSYIRFSENAAVLIKDDKSPRGTRIFGPVARELRDNYMKIISLAPEVI
- the rplB gene encoding 50S ribosomal protein L2 → MAIKTFKPTSPSRRNMTVSSFEEITRTEPERSLVKSLTKKAGRNNDGRLSVRHKGGGHKRKYRIIDFKRNKDGVPARVASIEYDPNRSANIALLYYKDGYKSYILAPNGLQVDQMVVSGPDVDIKVGNALPLQNIPVGTLLHNIEMKPGKGGQLVRAAGQSAQLMAKEGSYATLRLPSGEMRMIRIECRATIGEVGNLDHENISIGKAGRSRWLGIRPTVRGSVMNPVDHPHGGGEGRNSIGRNPCTPWGKPALGAKTRKKKNPSNRFIVKRRSK
- the rpsQ gene encoding 30S ribosomal protein S17 gives rise to the protein MERAQRKVRQGKVVSDKMDKTVVVSVEITESHPIYKKSITHTKKYKAHDENNDAHIGDTVVIMETRHLSKDKCWRVVEVTERAIAL
- the rplW gene encoding 50S ribosomal protein L23, which encodes MRDARDVLKSPVISEKSVGLVEENKYTFWVDPAANKIEIRAAVEKMFKVTVVDVRTLTVKGKMKRVGRYQGKTPDRKKAIATLKAGDKIDNFAGL
- the rplV gene encoding 50S ribosomal protein L22 — encoded protein: MQAKAVAKYVRISPRKVRQVVNLIRGKKVSDAFAILQFTPNGSTVDVTKVLKSAVANAGHNYDMNVDDLYVTEICVDQGPTLKRIKPRAMGRADQIRKRTSHITVVVGEKKEG
- the rpsC gene encoding 30S ribosomal protein S3, whose product is MGQKVNPKGLRVGIIRDWESRWYADKNYMELLHEDLKIREFVKNKLKQAGCPKVEIERAASRIKVSVYAAKPGIVIGRGGAEVENLRKQLEAITGKQVAVNIVEIKKPELDAQLVSENIALQLEKRVSFRRAMKQTVGRTMRQGAQGIKIQCSGRLAGAEIARTEWYHEGKVPLHTLRADIEYGFAEANTTYGKIGIKVWIYKGEVLPAKKVVAQVEGGN
- the rplD gene encoding 50S ribosomal protein L4 produces the protein MPKVQVLNMEGAAVGEIELNEDVFGITPNVHVLHSAVVSQLAGERRGTQSALLRGEVRGGGRKPWRQKGTGRARSGSSRSPLWKGGGVIFAPKPRKYGFKLPKKVRRLALYSALSSKVIDQQLIVLDALSLSEAKTREMVKVLKALHVEKKAMIVMDEVDEAVLRSARNIEGVKAMDVAGMNVFDLLNHDTLVMTKAAVTKAEEVLA
- the rplX gene encoding 50S ribosomal protein L24, whose product is MHVRKGDFVMIISGKDAGKKGKIIEVIPKKGRVVVEKANMVKRHTKPSQSMPQGGIVQKEAPLASSNVMLYCQECKSVTRVSYKVTEDGKYRVCKHCGVNLPDKH
- the rplP gene encoding 50S ribosomal protein L16, which encodes MLVPTRVKHRKQHRGRLTGKATRGNKVTFGEFGLMALEAGWITNRQIEAARIAMTRYIKRGGQVWIKIFPDKPITAKPAETRMGSGKGSPEYWVAVVKPGRVMFELNGVTEEQAREALRLAMHKLPVKCKFVTRAEQEGGDANEN
- the rpsS gene encoding 30S ribosomal protein S19, translating into MSRSLKKGPFVEARLLVRVEAMNASGDKRVIKTWSRRSTIFPQMVGLTIAVHDGRKHVPVYVTEDMVGHKLGEFSPTRTYKGHAGSEKSSGLR